The stretch of DNA TGACCGATGTATCCGCAGGGCGACGGGGCTGGAAGAGCTCAGGAGAGACGCATTGAAGGAGACTGGGCGCCTGCTGGATGTCTACAACAAGCTGTCAGACGTGGACACGAAGCTCCTTGAGGAGCTTGCGCGTTTGGAGAGGGAGAATCTGTAGGATTCTTTTGCCTGCACTACTCCTGCTAGCTGCTCGACTAGGGTGGATCATTGTTAGCTTAATCTCCACTTTTACTTGTTGGTTGCAGGAAGAACAGCGTGAGAGCCAAGGAGAATCGGTCCTCCATCACCTACGGGCTGCTGGGTTCCGGAGCGGCCGTCTTCCTCACCATCTCATCTTGGCTGGGCCAGTACATCCAGGGGTGCGTGGTACATGATGCGGCCAAAGAGGTCGTGGAAATGCAGAGACTTCGCAAGCTTGACGCGCTCATCGATGGCCTAGGTACCCTCCCTCTGTCCTTTCTCTATAgagatactactactagtactactagctagctagctggagACTACTACTAGCTTGCAATGTCACCCACAGCATGCGCATGCAATTGTAGACTAGAGTAGGGCTTTGATGGTTTCCTGACTCCTGTGCGGTGACAGTACAGTACTCCTGCAATTGTAGACTAGACTAGAGTATAgtgtagtactactgtacaaatgcTCTTGGAATGGTTTCTTTCTTGTGGTGAATAGGAAAATGATAATCCGTGAATGCAGGTGAGGAGGGAGCTGCTGACAAGACTGCTGCGGCCAGCGCCAATGTCGACACCAAATGATCGGATCTCATTCAAGCTCAGAGACTCGCCATTCAACCCAAGAGCCCGCTGTTACTCTTTCGGCTTTTATTTTGGTGGTTTGCTGTAATGGCCCACATGCTGTTACTCCTATGTATTGTTACTTCTGAATTCGCAGCTGGCTGTAATGCCACAACCAAATCTTCTTAAGACTTGACATGCATGAATGTATGTGGCTGGATAGGATGCCCCCATGCACCTATCTTGTTAAGACTTATTCATCGTAATCTGCTCTACTGTGAGAAAGCC from Triticum dicoccoides isolate Atlit2015 ecotype Zavitan chromosome 6A, WEW_v2.0, whole genome shotgun sequence encodes:
- the LOC119314647 gene encoding transcriptional activator protein Pur-alpha-like, with the translated sequence MAAASSLRNALFPLLRKRIAMARRMSTTGTGTGAGITGGGSGTGGAANSGGARTTGSGGASNSGGRMAGGGSAGNSGGSGGATGLEELRRDALKETGRLLDVYNKLSDVDTKLLEELARLERENLKNSVRAKENRSSITYGLLGSGAAVFLTISSWLGQYIQGCVVHDAAKEVVEMQRLRKLDALIDGLGEEGAADKTAAASANVDTK